A genomic window from Streptomyces sp. 846.5 includes:
- a CDS encoding pyridoxal phosphate-dependent aminotransferase — MRISQRAEAVAPFHAMEFGKQAAALEAQGHHVVKLSIGEPDFGAPPAVREAMREVMDGRPMTYTAALGLPALRQAIAGFYRDRHGVEVDPARVVVTAGASAALVLAAAVLVDPGDEVIIGDPSYPCNRQIIESFGGRVTLAPTTAATRFQLDAGSVRSGWTDRTRGIMIATPSNPTGTSVPAEELAAICSLARERDAWRIVDEIYLDLSDHDDRGRPPRSVLSSDPDAVVINSFSKYFGMTGWRLGWCVVPEALVPAMERLAQNYFLCASAPAQHAALACFTPESLAVCEARRVEFGERRALVLDGLARIGLPVPVPPDGAFYVYFDVSGTGLSSWEFCERALQEAHVALTPGRDFGEHTAETHVRLSYAASTDDLREGLTRLGKFTAGLG; from the coding sequence ATGAGGATCTCGCAACGCGCGGAGGCCGTCGCCCCGTTCCATGCGATGGAGTTTGGCAAACAGGCCGCGGCGCTGGAGGCCCAGGGGCACCACGTCGTCAAACTCAGCATCGGCGAACCGGACTTCGGCGCGCCCCCGGCCGTCCGGGAGGCGATGCGCGAGGTCATGGACGGAAGGCCGATGACCTACACGGCGGCCCTCGGGCTGCCCGCGTTGAGGCAGGCGATCGCGGGGTTCTACCGCGACCGGCATGGCGTCGAGGTCGACCCGGCCCGGGTCGTGGTGACCGCGGGGGCGTCCGCCGCCCTGGTGCTGGCCGCCGCCGTCCTGGTCGACCCGGGTGACGAGGTGATCATCGGAGACCCATCGTACCCCTGCAACCGGCAGATCATCGAGAGCTTCGGCGGCCGCGTCACGCTCGCTCCGACCACCGCAGCGACACGGTTTCAACTGGACGCCGGGTCGGTGCGGTCGGGCTGGACGGACCGGACCCGCGGGATCATGATCGCCACTCCGTCGAACCCGACCGGCACCTCGGTCCCGGCCGAGGAACTGGCCGCGATCTGCAGCCTGGCGCGCGAGCGCGACGCGTGGCGCATCGTCGACGAGATCTACCTCGACCTGAGCGACCACGACGACCGGGGCAGGCCACCGCGCAGCGTGCTGTCGTCCGACCCCGACGCCGTGGTCATCAACAGCTTCTCGAAGTACTTCGGCATGACCGGTTGGAGGCTGGGCTGGTGCGTCGTCCCCGAGGCCCTGGTGCCGGCGATGGAGCGGCTGGCCCAGAACTACTTCCTCTGCGCCTCCGCCCCTGCGCAGCACGCCGCCCTGGCCTGCTTCACCCCCGAGTCCCTCGCGGTCTGCGAGGCGCGCCGGGTCGAGTTCGGTGAGCGGCGTGCGCTGGTCCTGGACGGCCTGGCGCGGATCGGACTGCCGGTCCCCGTTCCGCCCGACGGTGCGTTCTACGTCTACTTCGACGTGAGCGGCACCGGGCTCAGCTCCTGGGAGTTCTGCGAGCGAGCGCTCCAGGAGGCGCACGTCGCCCTCACCCCAGGGAGGGACTTCGGCGAGCACACGGCGGAGACGCACGTCCGTCTCTCCTACGCGGCGTCGACGGACGACCTCCGCGAAGGACTCACCCGGCTCGGGAAGTTCACGGCCGGGCTCGGATGA
- a CDS encoding 2-dehydropantoate 2-reductase, whose translation MNPLPSERPVAVIGAGAIGLSLASALARAGRSVTLCGGRQPVDRIEITEDGSTEAWPVRHATEPADIAGHGTAIVAVKAHHTAAVADWLRALAHPGATVLVAQNGVEHRERVLPYVGPARIVPGVVYLNVERTAPGRAVLRRVGALDLALPDDSAAAALAAELNAGRMRTSTEADLKTVAWAKLLTNITANPLTALTGRRAEVMRDPGIERIARRIMTEAVEVGRADGAALTDDHVERAVHWLQHVPEGSTTSMREDRLAGRPLESDALTGAVVRAAERHGVDVPANRFVLALLAAIDTEAVA comes from the coding sequence ATGAACCCACTCCCGAGCGAGCGACCCGTGGCGGTCATCGGAGCGGGCGCGATCGGCCTGTCCCTGGCCTCCGCGCTGGCCCGGGCGGGCCGGTCGGTCACCCTCTGTGGCGGGCGGCAGCCCGTCGACCGCATCGAGATCACCGAGGACGGCAGCACGGAGGCCTGGCCCGTTCGCCATGCGACCGAACCGGCGGACATCGCCGGGCACGGCACCGCGATCGTCGCTGTGAAGGCGCACCACACCGCAGCGGTCGCGGACTGGTTGCGCGCCCTCGCGCACCCCGGCGCCACGGTGCTGGTCGCACAGAACGGCGTGGAGCACCGCGAGCGGGTCCTGCCCTACGTCGGGCCGGCCCGCATCGTGCCGGGCGTCGTCTACCTCAACGTCGAGCGCACGGCACCCGGACGGGCGGTCCTGCGGCGGGTCGGCGCGCTCGACCTCGCTCTGCCGGACGATTCGGCCGCTGCCGCACTCGCCGCCGAGCTGAACGCCGGCCGGATGCGCACCTCCACCGAGGCCGACCTGAAGACCGTCGCGTGGGCGAAGCTGCTCACCAACATCACCGCGAACCCGCTGACCGCCCTGACCGGCCGGCGTGCGGAGGTCATGCGCGACCCCGGAATCGAGCGCATCGCCCGACGTATCATGACCGAGGCCGTCGAAGTCGGCCGGGCGGACGGCGCCGCGCTGACCGACGATCATGTCGAACGCGCCGTGCACTGGCTCCAGCACGTACCCGAGGGCAGCACCACCTCGATGCGGGAGGACCGCCTCGCCGGTCGCCCCCTCGAATCCGATGCCCTCACCGGAGCCGTGGTGCGAGCCGCCGAACGTCATGGCGTCGACGTTCCGGCCAACCGGTTCGTCCTGGCACTGCTGGCAGCGATCGACACGGAGGCCGTGGCATGA
- a CDS encoding Lrp/AsnC family transcriptional regulator, translating into MDAMDRKILAELQQDGRLTVTELAARVQLSVSPCHRRVRDLERSGAIRGYRAVVDPSAVGLDFEALVFATLRWEDRDTVANFEQAVSAIPHVLQAQRLFGEPDYLLRVVTADLAAFQQLYDQQLTILPGVQRLTSTLVMKDVVNDRPLPG; encoded by the coding sequence ATGGATGCCATGGATCGGAAGATTCTTGCTGAGCTGCAGCAGGACGGCCGCCTGACCGTGACCGAGCTGGCCGCCCGGGTGCAGCTGAGCGTCTCGCCATGCCACCGGCGCGTGCGCGATCTCGAACGCAGCGGCGCGATCCGCGGCTACCGAGCGGTCGTGGACCCGTCCGCCGTCGGTCTGGACTTCGAGGCCCTGGTCTTCGCCACCCTGCGGTGGGAGGACCGCGACACCGTCGCCAACTTCGAGCAGGCCGTATCCGCGATCCCGCACGTACTCCAGGCGCAGCGCCTGTTCGGCGAACCCGACTACCTGCTGCGCGTGGTGACCGCCGACCTGGCGGCCTTCCAGCAGCTCTACGACCAGCAGCTGACCATCCTCCCGGGCGTCCAGCGCCTCACCTCCACCCTCGTCATGAAGGACGTCGTCAACGACCGCCCACTCCCCGGGTAA
- a CDS encoding ATP-binding protein produces the protein MSELLRKPARVLDRDREWGLLQEFVQDPASQLRLAIVSGRRRNGKSFLLEALTEAAGGLYLAAVQEEGRVLSLQRFSEAVAAHAGVPAGALRLGGWEEVLATALDVVNRAPGAPLLVIDELPYLLQHSPEIPGLLQLLYDRSQSLKAPGGRIVLCGSAMSVMSELLSGTKPLRGRAVLDLRMPAFDYRTSRSHWQIQDAETALLVDACLGGAPGYRPLAPGASPQSLAEFDGWVQRTLLDPGRALYSRVEAEFLLREDPRITHRTLYYDLLSAVANGASTPARIGGLLERQRSAVVAPLEVLESTGYLRKEQDLLKARNPVITVADPVIRFNQLVTLPLVDMVEHGRAGQAWQESRPTFHSKILGPHFEELARHWTRAYAPDETSLHLGAVGSTEVPDPAGRTKHEVDVLGLAPGERPQSAHARISLIGEAKATIQPRGLHDVERLEYIRTRMADLGHHTKDAALALYSLHGFHSDVLQAATRRSDLLLIDLAALYGDTPARGLGRP, from the coding sequence ATGAGTGAACTGCTGCGGAAACCGGCGCGGGTCCTGGATCGGGACCGGGAGTGGGGGCTGCTGCAGGAGTTCGTGCAGGACCCCGCCTCGCAATTGCGGTTGGCGATTGTGTCGGGGCGGCGGCGCAACGGGAAGTCGTTCCTATTGGAGGCGCTCACAGAGGCTGCTGGGGGGCTGTATCTGGCAGCGGTGCAGGAGGAGGGGCGGGTCCTTTCGCTGCAGCGGTTCAGTGAGGCGGTGGCAGCGCATGCAGGCGTGCCGGCGGGGGCCCTGCGGCTGGGCGGCTGGGAGGAGGTGCTGGCCACGGCCCTGGATGTGGTCAACCGTGCGCCCGGCGCGCCTCTGCTGGTGATCGACGAGCTGCCGTACCTGCTGCAGCACTCCCCGGAGATTCCCGGGTTGCTGCAGCTGCTCTACGACCGCTCGCAGTCGCTGAAGGCTCCTGGTGGGCGGATCGTCCTGTGCGGGTCGGCGATGAGCGTGATGAGCGAGCTGCTGTCGGGGACCAAGCCGCTGCGTGGCCGAGCGGTGCTGGACCTGCGCATGCCCGCGTTCGACTACCGCACCTCACGGTCGCACTGGCAGATCCAGGACGCGGAGACGGCGCTGCTGGTGGATGCCTGCCTGGGCGGCGCTCCCGGGTACCGGCCGCTGGCGCCCGGGGCGAGTCCACAGAGCCTGGCGGAGTTCGACGGCTGGGTCCAGCGCACGCTGCTCGACCCGGGACGTGCGCTGTATTCGCGGGTGGAGGCGGAGTTCCTGCTGCGTGAGGACCCGCGGATCACCCACCGCACCCTGTACTACGACCTGCTTTCCGCGGTCGCGAACGGCGCCTCGACCCCGGCGCGCATCGGTGGTCTGCTGGAGCGTCAACGTTCTGCTGTGGTAGCACCGTTGGAGGTACTGGAGTCGACCGGCTACCTGCGCAAGGAGCAGGACCTCCTGAAGGCGCGCAATCCCGTGATCACCGTCGCCGACCCGGTCATCCGATTCAACCAGCTGGTCACGCTGCCGTTGGTGGATATGGTCGAGCATGGCCGTGCCGGGCAGGCATGGCAGGAGTCCCGCCCGACGTTTCACTCCAAGATCCTCGGACCGCATTTCGAGGAGCTGGCTCGCCACTGGACTCGCGCCTACGCCCCCGACGAGACCTCACTGCACCTCGGTGCCGTGGGTTCCACCGAAGTGCCCGACCCGGCGGGGCGGACCAAGCACGAGGTCGACGTCCTGGGGCTCGCACCGGGAGAGCGCCCCCAGTCGGCCCATGCCCGGATCTCCTTGATCGGAGAGGCCAAGGCGACCATCCAACCCCGCGGCCTGCACGACGTGGAACGGCTTGAATACATCCGTACCCGCATGGCCGACCTGGGCCACCACACCAAGGACGCCGCCCTGGCTCTGTACTCCCTCCACGGCTTCCACTCCGACGTGCTGCAAGCCGCGACCCGACGCAGTGACCTGCTCCTGATCGACCTGGCCGCGCTCTACGGCGACACTCCCGCGCGGGGCCTCGGACGACCGTGA
- a CDS encoding TetR/AcrR family transcriptional regulator, with amino-acid sequence MARSQEQRKSETRARLIDAAAELFARKGFHAVSAEAVGEAAGRTTGALYSHFGGKEGLLLALLEVWKERTAEELSMRLAGRADPAEHFGAMWGSIVRPVADRGDAWLLLELELWLNGARGGPGGDDLAQRYAATRAQLGEGLADWARTVGRPLPYPPAETGALVLGVLLGCALQHRLEPASVPDEIVVGALRTLLRLDDPPDPRGETRSP; translated from the coding sequence ATGGCCCGCAGCCAGGAGCAGCGCAAGTCGGAGACCAGGGCGCGGCTGATCGACGCCGCCGCCGAGCTCTTTGCCCGTAAGGGGTTCCATGCTGTCTCGGCCGAGGCGGTGGGCGAGGCGGCGGGGCGGACGACCGGTGCGCTGTACAGCCACTTCGGCGGCAAGGAAGGGCTGCTGCTTGCCCTGCTGGAAGTCTGGAAGGAGCGCACCGCCGAGGAGTTGTCGATGCGGCTGGCCGGGCGGGCCGACCCGGCGGAACACTTCGGCGCGATGTGGGGCAGCATCGTCCGGCCCGTGGCCGACCGCGGGGACGCCTGGCTGCTTCTGGAGCTGGAGCTCTGGCTGAACGGCGCCCGCGGCGGGCCGGGCGGCGACGACCTCGCGCAGCGGTACGCCGCGACCCGTGCCCAGCTCGGCGAGGGGCTGGCCGACTGGGCGCGGACGGTCGGCCGTCCGCTGCCGTACCCGCCCGCCGAGACCGGGGCCCTGGTTCTGGGCGTCCTGCTGGGCTGCGCCCTGCAGCACCGGCTCGAGCCCGCGAGCGTTCCCGACGAGATCGTCGTCGGCGCCCTGCGCACCCTGCTCCGACTCGACGACCCACCCGACCCGAGGGGAGAGACACGATCGCCATGA
- a CDS encoding cytochrome P450, producing the protein MTTTTGINLLEDTWAREIPHDQFARLRHEDPVHWHEIPGHQGFFAVTRHEDIIAASRNPELWSVETGSFFIRDQTPEALESLALTLVGMDPPKHTRMRQLVSTAFSPRMIRKLTRDIERRAALLAESVAAKGGRVEFVEEIAARLPLQIICEMVGVQAADEDRIFDWSNRMVGFQDPDFRTSEEDGQNAAVEIYAYCDALAADRLKEPRDDIISALVHAEVDGERMSTHEIDMFFVTLCVAGNETTRNLLAGTLLSLIQHPAARAELVAGIDDDALWTTATEEFLRWNGSIHNFRRTATRDTEIRGIPVKAGQKAVLYYTSANRDESVFITPDVFDIRRTPNEHLTFGGGGPHYCLGAGLARTQIKSLTRELLRRHPHVELTGEPRRMRSDFINGIKYLPVQFS; encoded by the coding sequence ATGACCACCACCACCGGCATCAACCTGCTCGAAGACACCTGGGCCCGCGAGATACCCCACGACCAGTTCGCCCGACTCCGTCACGAGGACCCGGTGCACTGGCACGAAATCCCCGGCCACCAGGGCTTCTTCGCGGTCACCCGGCACGAGGACATCATCGCCGCGAGCCGCAATCCGGAGCTCTGGTCCGTCGAGACGGGCTCGTTCTTCATCCGCGACCAGACCCCGGAGGCGCTGGAGAGCCTGGCGCTGACCCTCGTCGGCATGGACCCGCCCAAGCACACCCGGATGCGGCAACTGGTGAGCACCGCCTTCTCACCGCGGATGATCCGCAAACTCACCCGGGACATCGAGCGGCGGGCCGCCCTGCTCGCCGAGTCCGTCGCCGCCAAGGGCGGACGGGTCGAGTTCGTCGAGGAGATCGCGGCCCGGCTGCCGCTGCAGATCATCTGCGAGATGGTCGGCGTCCAAGCCGCCGACGAGGACCGGATCTTCGACTGGAGCAACCGGATGGTCGGCTTCCAGGACCCGGACTTCCGCACCAGCGAGGAGGACGGCCAGAACGCGGCAGTCGAGATCTACGCCTACTGCGACGCCTTGGCCGCCGACCGCCTCAAGGAACCCCGCGACGACATCATCAGCGCGCTGGTGCACGCCGAGGTGGACGGGGAGCGGATGAGCACGCACGAGATCGACATGTTCTTCGTGACGCTCTGCGTCGCGGGCAACGAGACCACCCGCAACCTGCTCGCCGGCACCCTGCTCAGCCTGATCCAGCACCCCGCCGCCCGCGCCGAACTCGTCGCCGGCATCGACGACGACGCGCTGTGGACCACCGCCACCGAGGAGTTCCTCCGCTGGAACGGCTCGATCCACAACTTCCGGCGCACCGCCACCCGCGACACCGAGATCCGCGGAATACCGGTCAAGGCCGGACAGAAGGCCGTCCTCTACTACACCTCGGCCAACCGCGACGAGTCCGTCTTCATCACCCCCGACGTCTTCGACATCCGCCGCACCCCCAACGAGCACCTCACCTTCGGCGGCGGCGGACCGCACTACTGCCTGGGAGCCGGCCTCGCCCGGACCCAGATCAAGTCACTCACCCGGGAGTTGCTACGCCGCCATCCGCACGTCGAGCTGACGGGCGAGCCCCGCCGGATGCGCTCCGACTTCATCAACGGCATCAAGTACCTCCCTGTCCAGTTTAGTTGA